From one Danio rerio strain Tuebingen ecotype United States chromosome 19, GRCz12tu, whole genome shotgun sequence genomic stretch:
- the anp32e gene encoding acidic leucine-rich nuclear phosphoprotein 32 family member E: MEMKKRISLELRNRTPAEVAELVVDNCRSSDGEIEGLTDDFKELEFLSMVNVGLTSLAKLPSLPKLRKLELSDNNISGTLETLAEKCANLTYLNLSGNKIKELSTLEALQNLKNLKSLDLFNCEITTLEDYRESIFELLPQVTYLDGFDAEDNEAPDSEADDDDDDEDGDEGAGQLGEYEEEEEEDEEGSEGGEVGLSYLMKEDIQDEEDDDDYVEEEEEEGGEEEADVRGEKRKREAEDEGEDDDEDDD, translated from the exons GTAGCAGAGCTGGTGGTGGATAACTGTCGCTCCAGTGATGGGGAGATTGAAGGCCTGACAGATGATTTTAAGGAGCTGGAGTTCCTCAGCATGGTCAACGTGGGTCTTACATCTCTGGCCAAACTACCCTCACTACCAAAACTGAGGAAG TTGGAGTTGAGCGATAATAACATCTCGGGGACACTGGAGACTCTTGCTGAGAAATGCGCCAATCTGACCTACCTTAATTTGAGTGGCAACAAGATCAAAGAGCTCAGCACACTGGAGGCCCTG CAAAACCTAAAGAACCTGAAGAGCTTGGACCTGTTTAACTGCGAGATCACCACGTTGGAGGACTACAGGGAAAGCATCTTCGAGCTGCTGCCTCAGGTCACATATCTGGACGGCTTCGACGCTGAAGACAACGAAGCTCCAGACTCGGAGGCTGACGATGATG ACGATGATGAGGATGGTGACGAAGGAGCAGGGCAGCTGGGAGAGTacgaggaagaagaggaggaggatgaggaaGGTTCAGAGGGTGGAGAAGTTGGGCTGTCCTATCTAATGAAAGAGGACATCCAG GAcgaggaagatgatgatgattacgtagaagaggaagaggaggaaggcGGCGAGG AAGAGGCTGATGTTCGAGGAGAGAAGCGAAAGAGGGAGGCAGAAGACGAGGGTGAAGATGACGATGAAGACGACGACTAA